From a single Osmerus mordax isolate fOsmMor3 chromosome 14, fOsmMor3.pri, whole genome shotgun sequence genomic region:
- the spout1 gene encoding putative methyltransferase C9orf114 homolog, translating into MSRGEMTENVAYKRASSEGDEKVDWKKIKAERKESKKRIKESKLIQQLEKQQQQQEEEADKAKGTDLQQTKGRQYTVTVALPGSVMDNAQSTELRTYLAGQIARACGVFCIDEIVVFDEHGEDVRSVEGEFTGVKKKGQACIQLARILQFLECPQYLRKSFFPKHQDLQYAGLLNPLDSPHHMRIDEESEYREGVVLDRPSRPGKGSFVNCGMWKEVQIDKQLQPGLRVTVHLNKNQNNESRIYKGVVVAPHVPRSQGGLYWGYSVRLASGLSTVFTECPYKEGYDLTIGTSEKGCNIDQASIKPFKHLLVVFGGLQGLEASVDADQNLDVTDPSLLFDLYLNTCPSQGSRTIRTEEAILISMAGLRQKISIAFAISS; encoded by the exons ATGTCGCGTGGAGAGATGACTGAGAACGTAGCCTATAAACGTGCCTCATCTGAG GGTGACGAGAAAGTTGACTGGAAAAAAATTAAAGCTGAAC GTAAGGAGTCGAAGAAGCGTATTAAGGAGTCAAAGCTCATCCAACAGCTcgagaagcagcagcagcagcaagagGAGGAAGCCGATAAGGCCAAGGGGACAGACTTGCAGCAAACCAAAG GGCGACAATACACTGTGACTGTAGCCCTGCCTGGGTCTGTCATGGACAATGCCCAGTCAACGGAACTCCGTACGTACCTGGCTGGACAGATTGCTAGAGCCTGCGGTGTCTTCTGTATTGATGAGATTGTCGTGTTTGACGAGCATGGAGAGGATGTCAG GAGTGTGGAAGGAGAATTCACAGGTGTTAAGAAGAAGGGCCAAGCCTGCATTCAGCTTGCTAGAATCCTTCAGTTCTTGGAATGTCCACA GTATCTACGTAAAAGTTTTTTCCCAAAACATCAGGATCTACAGTATGCTG GCTTGCTCAACCCTCTGGACAGCCCACACCATATGAGGATAGATGAGGAGTCAGAGTACCGGGAAGGGGTGGTCCTCGACAGGCCCAGCAGACCAGGAAAGGGCTCCTTTGTCAACTGTGGAATGTGGAAG GAAGTGCAGATCGACAAGCAGCTGCAGCCCGGTCTACGAGTAACTGTCCACCTGAACAAGAACCAGAATAATG AGAGCCGTATATACAAAGGTGTGGTAGTGGCCCCTCATGTACCACGCTCACAAGGAGGGCTGTACTGGGGATACAGTGTTCGACTAGCATCGGGTCTCA GTACTGTTTTCACTGAGTGTCCATACAAAGAGGGCTATGACCTGACCATTGGCACATCAGAGAAAGGATGCAACATTGACCAGGCTTCTATCAAACCCTTCAA GCACTTACTGGTGGTATTTGGAGGGCTGCAGGGCCTGGAGGCAAGTGTGGACGCAGACCAGAACCTGGACGTGACAGACCCCAGCTTGTTGTTTGACCTCTACCTGAACACCTGTCCTTCACAGGGCAGTAGGACCATAcgcacagag